A portion of the Micromonospora vinacea genome contains these proteins:
- the rplC gene encoding 50S ribosomal protein L3 produces the protein MDRQVKGILGAKLGMTQVWDNNRVVPVTVVEAGPCVISQVRSAEKDGYSAVQLAYGTIDPRKVKKPISGHYAKADVAPRRHIVELRTTDAGEYSLGQEVTVEEFPAGVTIDVTGKTKGKGYAGPMKRHGFHGLRASHGVERKHRSPGSIGACATPGRVFKGTRMAGRMGGVRYTVQNLTVQAVDTENNLLLVRGAIPGPKGALVLVRTAAKSKVKKGGAAK, from the coding sequence ATGGACAGGCAAGTCAAGGGGATCCTGGGCGCCAAGCTCGGCATGACCCAGGTCTGGGACAACAACCGTGTTGTTCCCGTGACCGTGGTCGAGGCCGGCCCGTGCGTCATCAGCCAGGTTCGTAGCGCCGAGAAGGACGGTTACTCAGCGGTCCAGCTGGCATACGGCACCATCGACCCGCGCAAGGTCAAGAAGCCGATCAGCGGGCACTACGCCAAGGCGGACGTGGCGCCGCGCCGGCACATCGTCGAGCTGCGCACCACGGACGCTGGGGAATACTCGCTCGGCCAGGAAGTCACTGTCGAGGAGTTCCCGGCCGGCGTCACCATCGACGTCACCGGCAAGACCAAGGGCAAGGGCTACGCCGGCCCGATGAAGCGGCACGGCTTCCACGGTCTGCGCGCCAGCCACGGTGTCGAGCGCAAGCACCGCTCGCCCGGCTCCATCGGCGCCTGCGCCACTCCGGGTCGTGTCTTCAAGGGCACCCGGATGGCCGGCCGGATGGGTGGCGTGCGGTACACCGTGCAGAACCTCACCGTCCAGGCGGTCGACACCGAGAACAACCTGCTGCTCGTCCGGGGTGCCATCCCTGGTCCGAAGGGCGCGCT
- the rpsJ gene encoding 30S ribosomal protein S10, whose protein sequence is MAGQKIRIRLKAYDHEVVDSSARKIVETVTRTGAQVAGPVPLPTEINRFCVIRSPHKYKDSREHFEMRTHKRLIDIIDPTPKTVDSLMRLDLPAGVDIEIKL, encoded by the coding sequence ATGGCGGGACAGAAGATCCGCATCCGGCTCAAGGCCTATGACCACGAGGTCGTCGACTCCTCGGCTCGGAAGATCGTCGAGACGGTGACGCGCACCGGGGCGCAGGTCGCGGGCCCGGTGCCGCTGCCCACGGAGATCAACCGTTTCTGCGTTATCCGCTCGCCGCACAAGTACAAGGACTCGCGCGAGCACTTCGAGATGCGCACGCACAAGCGGCTGATCGACATCATCGACCCGACCCCGAAGACGGTCGACTCGCTCATGCGCCTCGACCTGCCGGCTGGCGTCGACATCGAGATCAAGCTGTAG
- the tuf gene encoding elongation factor Tu, with amino-acid sequence MAKAKFERTKPHVNIGTIGHIDHGKTTLTAAITKVLHDQYPDLNPYTPFDEIDKAPEEKARGITISIAHVEYQTESRHYAHVDCPGHADYIKNMITGAAQMDGAILVVAATDGPMPQTREHVLLARQVGVPYIVVALNKSDMVDDEELLELVELEVRELLSSQEYPGDDLPVVRVSALKALEGDPEWTGKLLDLMTAVDTSIPQPEREVDKPFLMPVEDVFTITGRGTVVTGRVERGVLLPNEDVELVGIKEKSFKTKVTAIEMFRKTLDDARAGENVGLLLRGTKRDEVERGMVVVKPGSNTPHTEFEATVYILSKEEGGRHTPFFQNYRPQFYFRTTDVTGVVTLPEGTEMVMPGDNTSMSVKLIQPIAMEENLKFAIREGGRTVGAGFVTKINK; translated from the coding sequence GTGGCGAAGGCTAAGTTCGAGCGGACTAAGCCGCACGTCAACATCGGCACCATTGGTCACATCGACCACGGTAAGACGACGCTGACGGCGGCCATCACCAAGGTCCTGCACGACCAGTACCCGGACCTGAACCCCTACACGCCGTTCGACGAGATCGACAAGGCGCCGGAGGAGAAGGCCCGCGGCATCACGATCTCGATCGCGCACGTCGAGTACCAGACCGAGTCGCGGCACTACGCGCACGTCGACTGCCCTGGTCACGCCGACTACATCAAGAACATGATCACCGGTGCCGCGCAGATGGACGGCGCGATCCTGGTGGTCGCGGCGACCGACGGCCCGATGCCGCAGACCCGCGAGCACGTGCTGCTGGCCCGTCAGGTCGGTGTGCCGTACATCGTCGTGGCGCTCAACAAGAGCGACATGGTCGATGACGAGGAGCTCCTGGAGCTCGTCGAGCTCGAGGTCCGTGAGCTGCTCTCCTCGCAGGAGTACCCGGGTGACGACCTGCCGGTCGTTCGGGTTTCGGCGCTGAAGGCCCTCGAGGGTGACCCCGAGTGGACCGGCAAGCTGCTGGACCTGATGACCGCTGTCGACACCTCGATCCCGCAGCCGGAGCGCGAGGTTGACAAGCCGTTCCTGATGCCGGTTGAGGACGTCTTCACGATCACCGGTCGTGGCACCGTCGTCACCGGTCGCGTGGAGCGCGGCGTTCTCCTGCCGAACGAGGATGTCGAGCTCGTCGGTATCAAGGAGAAGAGCTTCAAGACCAAGGTCACCGCGATCGAGATGTTCCGGAAGACCCTGGACGACGCCCGCGCAGGCGAGAACGTCGGCCTGCTGCTGCGTGGTACCAAGCGCGACGAGGTCGAGCGCGGCATGGTCGTCGTGAAGCCGGGCTCGAACACCCCGCACACGGAGTTCGAGGCGACGGTCTACATCCTCTCCAAGGAGGAGGGCGGCCGGCACACCCCGTTCTTCCAGAACTACCGTCCGCAGTTCTACTTCCGGACCACGGACGTCACCGGTGTCGTCACCCTCCCCGAGGGCACCGAGATGGTCATGCCGGGTGACAACACGTCCATGTCGGTGAAGCTGATCCAGCCCATCGCCATGGAGGAGAACCTCAAGTTCGCGATCCGCGAGGGTGGCCGCACCGTCGGCGCCGGGTTCGTCACCAAGATCAACAAGTGA